A single genomic interval of Novosphingobium ginsenosidimutans harbors:
- a CDS encoding enoyl-CoA hydratase, with product MLVTVERDGAVAIVTLNRPEAMNALSRGLRAELAQVMTELDADDQIRAVVLTAAGTRAFTAGLDLKELGVEGLGAANASEAVANPVKAIEICRKPVIGAINGVAITGGFEVALACDILIASENARFADTHARVGIMPGWGLSQKLSRMIGISRAKELSLSGNFLDAQTACAWGLVNRVVAAEDLLPTAKQLAADIASADPAMVAAYKKLIDDGYALPFGEAMALEHSTSSARNAAVSGDEVEARRLAVMDRGRAQQA from the coding sequence ATGCTGGTAACCGTTGAACGCGATGGCGCGGTAGCCATCGTCACCCTCAATCGCCCCGAAGCAATGAACGCCCTCTCCCGCGGCCTGCGCGCCGAGCTGGCCCAGGTGATGACCGAGCTTGATGCCGACGATCAGATCCGTGCTGTCGTCTTGACCGCGGCCGGCACCCGCGCCTTCACCGCCGGGCTCGACCTCAAGGAACTGGGTGTCGAAGGCCTTGGCGCCGCCAATGCCAGCGAGGCTGTGGCCAATCCGGTCAAGGCGATCGAAATCTGCCGCAAACCGGTGATCGGCGCGATCAACGGGGTCGCCATCACGGGCGGATTCGAAGTGGCGCTGGCCTGCGACATCCTGATCGCCAGCGAGAATGCCCGCTTTGCCGATACCCACGCCCGGGTCGGAATCATGCCAGGCTGGGGGCTATCGCAGAAGCTGTCGCGGATGATCGGGATCAGCCGGGCGAAAGAGCTGTCGCTCTCGGGCAACTTCCTTGATGCGCAGACGGCCTGTGCCTGGGGCCTGGTCAACCGCGTCGTTGCGGCCGAGGACCTGCTACCCACGGCCAAGCAGCTCGCCGCCGATATCGCCAGCGCCGATCCGGCTATGGTTGCGGCCTACAAGAAGCTTATCGATGACGGCTATGCGCTGCCGTTCGGCGAAGCGATGGCGCTGGAACACAGCACTTCATCCGCACGCAATGCCGCAGTCAGCGGCGACGAAGTGGAAGCGCGGCGCCTTGCCGTGATGGATCGCGGCCGCGCCCAGCAGGCTTAG
- a CDS encoding flavin-containing monooxygenase produces MTGQAAAIKASQDVTHVDVLIVGAGISGIGSAYHLQEQSPGKSYVILEMKETFGGTWETHKYPGVRSDSDLYTFGYRFKPWIGPPIASSAEILKYMGEVIEDNGIAPHIRYGHRITRAAWDSKTNLWTVDAVRASDASEVSFTANFLWMCQGYYDHEKPYMPDWPGMDRYKGQLIHAQLWVPKIDYTGKKVLVIGSGATAATVIPAFAEKAAHVTMLQRSPTYFYCSENKNELADRMREIGIDEPTIHRVVRAQIMYDQDVTQRRCIEEPDAVFEDLKALVRAFTGKEDFEFEPHFIPKYRPWQQRLAFCPEGDIFRAAVQGKLTIFTDELETFTETGVRTKSGDEIEADIIVAATGFNLLMMGGIPFFVDDQPVDWHETVNYRGMMFTGVPNMVWVMGYFRASWTLRVDMLGDFVCKLLNHMDEKGVKRVEVALRDEDHNMPLYDWIENENFNPGYLMRGLKLMPRRGDKPEWRHNQDYWREKDEIPFIDLEGSEFVYDGVRAGTRVTEAA; encoded by the coding sequence GTGACCGGACAAGCCGCGGCCATCAAGGCAAGCCAGGATGTGACCCATGTCGACGTACTGATCGTCGGCGCCGGGATTTCGGGGATCGGTTCGGCCTATCACCTGCAGGAGCAGAGCCCCGGCAAGTCCTATGTCATCCTGGAGATGAAAGAGACCTTTGGCGGCACCTGGGAAACGCACAAGTATCCCGGTGTCCGCTCGGACAGCGATCTTTATACCTTTGGCTACCGCTTCAAGCCTTGGATTGGCCCGCCGATCGCCAGTTCGGCCGAAATCCTGAAATACATGGGCGAGGTGATTGAGGACAACGGGATTGCCCCGCATATCCGTTATGGCCATCGCATCACCCGCGCCGCATGGGACAGCAAGACCAACCTCTGGACGGTCGATGCCGTCCGGGCGAGCGACGCTTCCGAAGTCAGCTTTACTGCCAACTTCCTGTGGATGTGCCAGGGCTATTACGATCACGAAAAGCCCTATATGCCCGACTGGCCGGGGATGGACCGCTACAAGGGCCAGCTGATCCACGCGCAGCTGTGGGTTCCGAAGATCGACTATACCGGCAAGAAGGTGCTGGTGATCGGATCGGGCGCGACTGCCGCCACGGTGATCCCGGCCTTTGCCGAGAAGGCCGCCCATGTGACCATGCTCCAGCGCTCGCCAACCTACTTCTACTGCAGCGAGAACAAGAACGAGCTGGCCGACCGGATGCGTGAGATTGGAATCGACGAGCCGACTATCCACCGCGTTGTCCGTGCCCAGATCATGTACGATCAAGATGTGACCCAGCGGCGCTGCATCGAAGAGCCCGATGCCGTGTTCGAAGACCTGAAAGCCCTGGTCCGCGCCTTCACCGGCAAGGAGGACTTCGAGTTCGAGCCGCACTTCATTCCGAAGTACCGCCCCTGGCAGCAGCGGCTGGCCTTCTGCCCGGAAGGCGACATTTTCCGAGCCGCCGTGCAGGGCAAACTGACCATCTTTACCGACGAGCTGGAGACCTTCACCGAAACGGGCGTCCGCACCAAATCGGGTGACGAGATCGAAGCGGACATCATCGTTGCCGCCACCGGTTTCAATCTGCTGATGATGGGCGGGATCCCGTTCTTCGTCGATGACCAGCCGGTCGATTGGCACGAGACGGTCAATTACCGCGGGATGATGTTCACTGGCGTGCCCAACATGGTCTGGGTCATGGGTTATTTCCGCGCCAGCTGGACCCTGCGCGTCGACATGCTGGGCGATTTCGTCTGCAAACTGCTCAACCACATGGACGAAAAGGGTGTGAAGCGGGTCGAGGTTGCCTTGCGGGATGAAGACCACAACATGCCGCTCTACGACTGGATCGAGAACGAAAACTTCAATCCCGGCTATCTGATGCGCGGGCTGAAGCTGATGCCCAGGCGAGGCGACAAGCCCGAATGGCGCCACAACCAGGATTACTGGCGGGAGAAGGACGAGATTCCCTTCATCGACCTGGAAGGCAGCGAGTTCGTCTATGACGGGGTTCGGGCAGGTACGCGGGTAACCGAAGCCGCCTAG
- a CDS encoding enoyl-CoA hydratase/isomerase family protein — MGEQVITIENRGAVEVVSLNRPDKLNTMNEPLIQALLDYFTGLVQRTSVRVVILRAEGRAFCAGLDLGGWTPDPEAGPVHQSWRTQRMIAAVMQAMRKCPQPIIACAQGPACGGGFSLLLSSDVRYAAPDLRMNAAYIKIGLGGCDMGASYFLPRLVGSSVASEYLLTGKFMSAEKALACGLVSEIVTVEDLLGKALALAEEMLLTSPMGLRLTKDALNLNIDAASMEHAFALEDRQQVMLGMASDFAEAKKAFFEKRAPNWSDR; from the coding sequence ATGGGTGAACAGGTGATCACGATCGAGAACCGGGGTGCGGTGGAGGTGGTCAGCCTGAACCGGCCGGACAAGCTCAACACGATGAACGAGCCGCTGATCCAGGCGCTGCTCGATTACTTCACAGGCCTGGTCCAGCGGACTTCGGTGCGGGTGGTGATCTTGCGGGCCGAGGGGCGCGCATTCTGCGCGGGGCTCGACCTTGGCGGCTGGACGCCCGATCCCGAGGCCGGGCCGGTGCATCAATCCTGGCGCACCCAGCGGATGATCGCGGCGGTGATGCAGGCCATGCGCAAGTGCCCGCAGCCGATCATCGCCTGCGCGCAAGGACCAGCCTGTGGCGGAGGCTTTTCGCTGCTGCTGTCATCGGACGTGCGTTATGCCGCACCCGATCTCCGCATGAACGCCGCCTACATCAAGATCGGTCTCGGCGGTTGCGACATGGGGGCGAGCTATTTCCTGCCGCGGCTGGTGGGCAGCTCGGTCGCCAGCGAGTACCTGCTGACCGGCAAGTTCATGAGCGCGGAAAAGGCACTGGCCTGCGGTCTGGTCAGCGAGATCGTCACGGTTGAAGACCTGCTCGGCAAGGCCTTGGCGCTGGCGGAGGAGATGCTGCTGACCAGTCCAATGGGGCTGCGGCTGACCAAGGATGCGCTTAACCTAAACATCGATGCGGCCAGCATGGAGCATGCCTTTGCGCTGGAAGATCGTCAGCAGGTCATGCTGGGAATGGCGAGCGATTTCGCCGAAGCGAAGAAGGCCTTCTTCGAAAAGCGCGCGCCCAATTGGAGCGACCGCTAA
- a CDS encoding pyridoxamine 5'-phosphate oxidase family protein, with product MARNYVHTLFSDAARALQAEDGSREAYARMEEGADGTPDQLTAKEAEFIAARDSFFLATVTPDGWPYVQHRGGPAGFLKVLPGNRLGFADYRGNRQHVTTANLAADPRLSLFLIDYPNRRRLKLLGHGRVVRADEDPALLAALMPEGYRALGERATIIDVVGFDWNCPQHITPRFTEAEMADVIQPLSHQITQLRAEADALRAQLDRKNPGE from the coding sequence ATGGCCCGCAACTATGTCCACACCCTGTTCAGCGATGCGGCCCGCGCGCTGCAGGCGGAAGACGGCTCGCGCGAAGCCTATGCGCGAATGGAGGAAGGGGCCGATGGCACCCCGGATCAGCTGACCGCCAAGGAAGCCGAATTCATCGCCGCGCGCGACAGCTTTTTCCTTGCCACCGTCACGCCCGATGGCTGGCCCTATGTCCAGCATCGCGGCGGACCGGCGGGCTTCCTGAAGGTGCTGCCAGGCAACCGGCTGGGCTTTGCCGACTATCGCGGCAACCGCCAGCATGTGACCACGGCGAACCTGGCTGCCGATCCGCGCCTGTCGCTGTTCCTGATCGACTATCCCAACCGCCGCCGTCTCAAACTGCTCGGCCATGGGCGAGTTGTCCGGGCCGACGAGGACCCGGCCCTGCTCGCCGCGCTGATGCCCGAAGGGTACCGCGCGCTGGGGGAGCGGGCGACGATCATCGACGTGGTTGGTTTCGACTGGAACTGCCCCCAGCACATCACCCCGCGCTTTACCGAGGCCGAGATGGCCGACGTGATCCAGCCGCTATCCCACCAGATCACGCAGCTGCGCGCCGAGGCCGATGCCTTGCGCGCACAACTTGATCGAAAGAACCCAGGAGAATGA
- a CDS encoding DUF1348 family protein, with amino-acid sequence MEDRPPLPPFTHDTAVTKVRAAEDAWNSRDPARVALAYTLNSCWRNRAEFLVGRTAIETFLTRKWQREHDYRLIKELWAFTENRIAVRFAYEWHDETGQWWRSYGNENWEFAASGHMARRIASINDLPIRESERLFHWPQGPRPADHPSLSDLSL; translated from the coding sequence ATGGAAGACCGTCCCCCGCTCCCGCCCTTCACCCACGACACGGCTGTCACCAAGGTCCGCGCGGCCGAAGATGCCTGGAACAGCCGCGATCCCGCACGGGTCGCGCTGGCCTATACGCTCAACAGCTGCTGGCGGAACCGCGCCGAATTCCTTGTCGGTCGCACCGCAATCGAAACCTTCCTCACTCGCAAGTGGCAGCGCGAACATGATTATCGGTTGATCAAGGAATTGTGGGCCTTCACCGAGAACCGCATCGCGGTGCGCTTTGCCTATGAATGGCACGACGAGACTGGCCAATGGTGGCGCAGTTACGGAAACGAGAATTGGGAATTTGCCGCCAGCGGCCACATGGCGCGGCGCATTGCCAGCATCAACGACCTGCCGATCCGTGAAAGCGAGCGGCTGTTCCACTGGCCGCAGGGGCCGCGTCCGGCTGACCATCCCAGTCTGTCCGACCTCTCGCTTTAG
- a CDS encoding SDR family NAD(P)-dependent oxidoreductase, whose product MSEYPLPNNSTDLAGRVALVTGASSGLGERFAQVLASQGAAVVLAARRKDRLETLADKIRAAGGKGLAVQMDATDADSMIAAVAMAEAEFGTVDILINNAGIPDAQRAHKMSLELIDQVLGVNLRGPWILACEVARRLIAAKQPGRIVNISSTAHFRYDGSGAALYSVTKTAIARMTECLSVEWAPYNINVNAIAPGMFVSEMTDGMFERMGGNPAPHLARERVPVPAQLDSTLLYLVSPPSECVTGAIIRVDDGQSSAVRLRK is encoded by the coding sequence ATGAGCGAATACCCCCTGCCCAACAATTCCACTGACCTGGCCGGCCGGGTCGCGCTGGTCACCGGAGCAAGCTCTGGCCTGGGTGAACGCTTTGCCCAGGTATTGGCCAGTCAGGGCGCAGCCGTGGTGCTGGCTGCCCGCCGCAAGGACCGGCTGGAGACCCTGGCCGACAAGATCCGCGCTGCCGGCGGCAAGGGCCTGGCCGTGCAGATGGACGCCACCGATGCGGATTCGATGATCGCTGCCGTTGCTATGGCCGAGGCAGAATTCGGCACCGTTGACATCCTGATCAACAATGCTGGCATCCCCGATGCCCAGCGCGCCCACAAGATGAGCCTGGAACTGATCGACCAGGTTCTGGGTGTCAACCTGCGCGGCCCGTGGATCCTGGCTTGCGAGGTGGCCCGCCGCCTGATCGCTGCCAAGCAGCCCGGTCGCATCGTCAACATCAGCTCGACCGCGCACTTCCGCTACGATGGCAGCGGTGCGGCGCTCTATTCGGTGACCAAGACCGCGATTGCCCGGATGACCGAATGCCTCAGTGTGGAGTGGGCACCCTACAACATCAACGTCAATGCGATCGCACCGGGCATGTTCGTCTCCGAAATGACCGACGGCATGTTCGAGCGGATGGGCGGCAATCCAGCGCCGCACCTGGCGCGCGAGCGGGTGCCGGTGCCGGCCCAGCTCGATTCCACCCTGCTCTACCTGGTCTCGCCGCCGAGCGAGTGCGTGACCGGGGCGATCATTCGGGTCGATGACGGGCAAAGCTCCGCCGTCCGCCTGCGCAAGTAA
- a CDS encoding LysR family transcriptional regulator translates to MDRLSAYGMFVQVARSGSFTGAARQLGQPPQAITRGIAALEAHLGVRLFQRSTRAVSLTTEGAGLLPRIERLLGDLAESERAATGMLAEPRGELAITAPVAFGQLHVVPVVGELLALHPELDVRLMLIDRNVRLIEEGIDLAVRIGALEDSTLRARRIGTVREVIVASPAYLARQGVPGSPADLAGHDLIASTGPRGAGEWRMIGPSGQTGARRRLRVNSVAAAIEAAEAGVGLANFLSYQVANALAAGRLVEVLRTEPIEPIPVNLVFDPARAASAGTRAFIEAMVRRAARGGWG, encoded by the coding sequence ATGGACCGCCTTTCTGCCTATGGAATGTTTGTGCAGGTGGCGCGCAGCGGTTCGTTTACCGGCGCGGCGCGGCAGCTTGGGCAGCCTCCGCAGGCGATTACCCGCGGGATTGCCGCGCTGGAGGCCCATCTCGGAGTCAGGTTGTTTCAGCGCAGCACCCGGGCCGTTTCATTAACCACCGAGGGCGCCGGGCTGTTGCCGCGGATTGAACGCCTGCTCGGCGATCTGGCTGAAAGCGAGCGTGCCGCCACTGGCATGCTCGCCGAACCGCGTGGCGAACTGGCGATTACTGCACCGGTCGCCTTCGGGCAGTTGCATGTTGTTCCGGTGGTAGGTGAGCTATTGGCACTGCACCCCGAACTCGATGTGCGGCTGATGCTGATAGACCGCAATGTCCGCCTGATCGAAGAGGGGATCGACCTGGCTGTGCGGATCGGAGCGCTGGAGGACTCCACGCTCCGGGCCCGGCGGATCGGCACCGTGCGCGAGGTGATCGTTGCCAGCCCAGCCTACCTGGCGCGCCAGGGTGTGCCTGGCAGTCCAGCGGATCTTGCGGGGCATGACTTGATCGCCTCAACCGGCCCGCGCGGGGCAGGAGAATGGCGGATGATTGGACCGTCCGGCCAGACCGGCGCGCGGCGGCGCCTGCGGGTCAATTCGGTCGCGGCGGCAATCGAGGCGGCCGAGGCGGGCGTGGGCCTCGCCAATTTCCTGTCCTATCAGGTGGCCAATGCCCTGGCAGCCGGCCGCCTAGTCGAAGTGCTGCGGACAGAGCCGATCGAACCGATTCCGGTCAACCTGGTGTTCGATCCTGCCCGCGCCGCCTCCGCTGGAACCCGCGCCTTCATCGAGGCGATGGTCCGGCGGGCAGCCCGTGGCGGCTGGGGCTAG
- a CDS encoding SDR family NAD(P)-dependent oxidoreductase, with the protein MTGSVAVIGAGDHIGAAIARRFADAGCLVHAGRRNGEKLAPLLGGNITGRSLDARESEDVTAFLAEAEARAPLDLVVFNVGANVNFPLTETTDRVFRKVWEMACYAGFVSVREAAKLMLPRGSGKIFVTGATAGLRGNPGYAAFAAAKAGLRAMAQSAARELWPQGIHVAHLVIDAGVDTEWVRVRVIERIGEEALAAQPDLLMPPEAVADAYWALFNQPKSAWTFEQEIRPYGEKW; encoded by the coding sequence ATGACCGGATCAGTCGCCGTGATTGGGGCTGGCGACCATATCGGTGCCGCCATTGCTCGCCGCTTTGCCGACGCAGGCTGCCTGGTCCACGCCGGGCGCCGCAATGGTGAAAAGCTGGCGCCGCTGCTGGGCGGAAACATCACTGGCCGCAGCCTCGATGCGCGCGAGAGCGAAGACGTCACGGCCTTCCTGGCCGAGGCAGAGGCTCGTGCGCCGCTGGATCTGGTGGTTTTCAACGTCGGTGCCAATGTGAACTTCCCCCTTACCGAAACGACCGACCGGGTGTTTCGCAAGGTCTGGGAAATGGCCTGCTATGCCGGCTTCGTCTCGGTCCGCGAGGCGGCAAAGCTGATGCTGCCGCGCGGGAGCGGCAAGATCTTCGTCACCGGCGCCACCGCCGGCCTGCGCGGCAATCCCGGCTATGCAGCTTTCGCCGCCGCCAAGGCCGGCCTGCGCGCCATGGCGCAATCGGCGGCGCGCGAACTGTGGCCGCAGGGCATCCACGTCGCTCACCTGGTGATCGACGCCGGGGTCGATACGGAATGGGTCCGCGTCCGCGTGATCGAACGGATCGGGGAAGAGGCACTGGCTGCGCAGCCAGACCTGCTGATGCCGCCCGAGGCAGTCGCTGATGCCTACTGGGCGCTCTTCAACCAGCCAAAGTCTGCCTGGACCTTCGAGCAGGAAATCCGGCCTTACGGGGAGAAGTGGTGA
- a CDS encoding hotdog fold thioesterase, producing MSNAMIWWGGERPPLQPMTALGENALPGHIGIEFVDCGDDWIRARMPVDERTQQPFKRLHGGASVALAETIGSVAASYCVDREKFVAVGMEINANHIRPAYSGWVYATARPEALGRTTQVWTIRIEDEADKLVCISRFTVAVIPVDRK from the coding sequence ATGAGCAACGCAATGATCTGGTGGGGCGGTGAGCGGCCGCCCCTGCAACCCATGACCGCGTTGGGCGAAAATGCCCTGCCCGGTCATATCGGCATCGAATTCGTCGACTGCGGCGATGACTGGATTCGCGCGCGGATGCCGGTGGACGAGCGCACCCAGCAGCCGTTCAAGCGGCTCCACGGGGGGGCTTCAGTTGCCCTGGCAGAGACGATTGGCTCGGTCGCGGCCAGCTATTGCGTCGATCGCGAGAAGTTCGTGGCCGTGGGCATGGAGATCAACGCCAACCACATCCGCCCGGCCTATTCCGGCTGGGTCTATGCGACGGCCAGGCCCGAAGCGCTGGGCCGCACGACGCAGGTGTGGACAATCCGGATCGAGGATGAGGCGGACAAGCTGGTCTGCATCTCGCGCTTTACCGTCGCGGTGATCCCGGTGGACCGCAAATGA
- a CDS encoding VOC family protein, producing the protein MTEALTTGVHHVGLALPDIDAARDFFCEALGFRLAGGVPSYPAHFVSDGATLLTLWQVEDPATATSFDRRRNVGLHHIALGVADEAHLGMVHARIRDWPGVEIEFGPGPMREGSAVQHLIAAIPGGVRVEFAMPFV; encoded by the coding sequence ATGACCGAAGCCCTGACGACTGGTGTCCACCATGTTGGCCTAGCCCTTCCCGACATCGACGCCGCGCGCGATTTCTTCTGTGAGGCGCTGGGCTTTCGCCTCGCCGGCGGAGTGCCGTCCTACCCGGCCCATTTCGTGAGCGACGGCGCGACCCTGCTGACGTTGTGGCAGGTTGAGGATCCGGCCACGGCAACCAGCTTTGACCGGCGCCGCAATGTCGGGCTGCATCACATCGCGCTGGGCGTGGCCGACGAGGCCCACCTCGGCATGGTCCATGCCAGGATCCGCGACTGGCCCGGTGTCGAGATCGAGTTCGGTCCCGGCCCAATGCGCGAAGGGTCGGCCGTCCAACACCTGATCGCCGCAATCCCTGGCGGGGTGCGGGTCGAATTCGCCATGCCCTTTGTGTGA
- a CDS encoding DUF3768 domain-containing protein, producing MADHGNITKTVPRAEQIARLNDELRQGKSTSGTITITRGVQGITAIDAAQLASELASYKDFDPDNGPERDFGQLSLWGHDLLWKVDYYDKQLEYGSEDPADPTVTHRVLTVMLASEW from the coding sequence ATGGCTGACCATGGAAACATAACCAAAACGGTCCCGCGGGCGGAACAGATCGCTCGGCTAAATGACGAACTGCGCCAAGGGAAATCTACCAGCGGAACGATCACGATCACACGCGGCGTGCAAGGGATCACCGCCATTGACGCTGCGCAACTCGCATCCGAACTCGCCAGCTACAAAGACTTTGATCCTGACAACGGCCCCGAGCGTGATTTCGGTCAGCTGTCTTTGTGGGGTCACGACCTGCTGTGGAAGGTCGACTATTACGACAAGCAGCTCGAATACGGGTCAGAAGATCCAGCTGATCCTACGGTGACCCACAGGGTGCTGACCGTCATGTTGGCTTCCGAGTGGTGA
- a CDS encoding DUF927 domain-containing protein has protein sequence MSLNPSIVGYLADSGRRYVSIEADHGAAILPYEDFGLANKTLAHDLNLAGLPLFAEEDLDAIITEVRAIKDFIPGRVRDHVGWSQRSFAFLDQTVACGDGPSPEVLFPGNDRVARHGTINKWKKLVALPLKDHPVPAFALMAMFLPPLLRFLPQVGSPIFELVGPGYTGKTVTQVLAASTIGPRRYVCALKDIKRDPAKVQRDTRDHPLIVDHVASALAVASKPQKAETFAALAFDTLQAPGNRVVLLSGRSAFREACGMTSDEDRIITLAIPEGPLGVLTAVPNGCSNGAEFVDSLLAAAASNHGLAFPQFVKKLHADLTADAAAVKARISRLHASFLSRAVDQGIGGVAYRDASAIAAVYVAGMMAKRYKVLPLRFNCMATALAVHDLHRGMSLARPQFTDRLHALASDGRLVVITPEVDDTTQSAAAMAALGTITVKGGKRIIKIRPAKIEEAFEDWKSIRNTPDVRAVLKVDGKNLATWGTLAPGMKRERLHQFVLPHARDEQSTFTA, from the coding sequence ATGAGTTTGAATCCCTCCATCGTCGGCTACCTTGCCGACAGCGGCCGCCGCTATGTCAGCATCGAAGCTGACCACGGTGCTGCGATCCTTCCTTATGAAGACTTCGGTCTCGCGAACAAGACGCTTGCCCATGACCTAAATCTGGCCGGCCTCCCCCTTTTTGCCGAAGAGGACCTTGACGCGATCATCACCGAAGTCCGGGCGATCAAGGATTTTATCCCTGGACGTGTCCGCGACCACGTCGGTTGGAGCCAAAGGTCTTTTGCGTTCTTGGATCAGACGGTCGCTTGCGGTGATGGTCCGTCGCCCGAAGTGCTGTTTCCAGGCAATGATCGGGTCGCGCGACATGGCACGATCAACAAGTGGAAGAAGCTCGTTGCACTGCCCCTAAAGGATCATCCCGTCCCAGCCTTTGCGCTTATGGCGATGTTCCTGCCCCCGCTACTTCGGTTCCTGCCGCAAGTAGGTAGTCCGATCTTCGAATTGGTCGGCCCCGGATACACCGGCAAAACTGTGACCCAGGTACTGGCCGCATCGACTATAGGTCCGCGCCGCTATGTCTGCGCGCTCAAGGACATTAAGCGGGATCCGGCCAAGGTTCAGCGCGATACCCGCGATCATCCCCTGATTGTAGATCATGTCGCATCGGCCCTAGCCGTTGCTAGCAAGCCCCAAAAGGCCGAGACCTTCGCTGCACTCGCTTTTGATACCCTCCAGGCGCCAGGTAACAGGGTGGTCCTTCTGTCTGGACGCAGCGCATTTCGCGAAGCTTGCGGCATGACATCAGATGAAGATCGCATCATTACCTTAGCCATTCCGGAGGGTCCGCTTGGGGTGCTGACGGCCGTTCCGAACGGTTGTTCAAATGGTGCGGAGTTCGTGGATAGCCTTCTGGCTGCAGCTGCGAGCAACCACGGATTGGCTTTCCCTCAGTTCGTCAAAAAGCTGCACGCCGATCTCACCGCTGATGCTGCGGCCGTTAAGGCACGTATCTCACGACTACATGCGAGCTTTTTAAGCCGAGCCGTCGATCAGGGCATTGGCGGTGTTGCCTACCGTGACGCCTCTGCAATCGCGGCCGTCTACGTCGCTGGGATGATGGCAAAGCGCTATAAGGTCTTACCGCTGAGGTTTAACTGCATGGCCACCGCTCTTGCCGTGCATGATCTCCACCGCGGAATGAGCCTAGCTAGGCCTCAATTTACAGACCGCCTGCATGCGCTGGCCTCCGACGGCAGACTGGTCGTGATCACGCCCGAGGTGGATGACACTACCCAGTCAGCTGCCGCGATGGCAGCGCTTGGCACGATCACGGTCAAAGGTGGCAAGCGCATCATCAAGATCAGGCCAGCTAAGATCGAGGAAGCGTTCGAAGACTGGAAGAGCATCCGAAACACGCCGGACGTGCGTGCAGTGCTCAAGGTTGACGGCAAGAACCTCGCCACATGGGGCACACTTGCCCCTGGCATGAAACGCGAGCGACTCCACCAATTTGTCCTGCCTCACGCGCGTGACGAGCAGAGCACGTTTACGGCCTAA
- a CDS encoding 2-hydroxychromene-2-carboxylate isomerase, protein MAREIEFLFDFGGPNSWFVHRAIPAIEARGKVKFRYVPVLLGGIFKATGNKPPLMTYGHVANKVAYDRLEMQRFMAQHGITGFQFNPHFPVNTLLAMRGAIAAERLGCGPAYREAMYIALWQDGQKLDEQDVWARVLDQAGLDGTALGALVADEAVKAELVTSTESAVARGAFGVPTFFLGDEMWFGKDRLRDVVEAAGG, encoded by the coding sequence ATGGCGCGCGAGATCGAATTCCTGTTTGACTTCGGTGGACCCAACTCCTGGTTCGTGCACCGCGCAATCCCGGCCATTGAGGCCCGGGGCAAGGTCAAGTTCCGCTATGTGCCGGTTCTCTTGGGCGGGATCTTCAAGGCCACCGGCAACAAGCCGCCGCTGATGACCTATGGCCATGTCGCCAACAAGGTTGCCTATGACCGGCTGGAGATGCAGCGCTTCATGGCGCAGCACGGCATCACCGGGTTCCAGTTCAACCCGCATTTCCCGGTCAACACCCTGCTGGCGATGCGCGGCGCGATTGCCGCCGAGCGGCTGGGCTGCGGGCCTGCCTATCGCGAAGCCATGTACATCGCGCTTTGGCAGGACGGGCAAAAGCTGGATGAGCAGGATGTCTGGGCCCGGGTGCTGGACCAGGCCGGACTGGACGGGACCGCGCTTGGCGCTTTGGTCGCCGATGAAGCGGTCAAGGCAGAGCTCGTTACCAGCACCGAAAGCGCCGTGGCGCGGGGCGCCTTTGGCGTGCCGACCTTTTTCCTGGGTGACGAGATGTGGTTCGGCAAGGACCGGTTGCGCGACGTGGTTGAGGCGGCTGGCGGCTGA